One region of Quercus lobata isolate SW786 chromosome 2, ValleyOak3.0 Primary Assembly, whole genome shotgun sequence genomic DNA includes:
- the LOC115975058 gene encoding LRR receptor-like serine/threonine-protein kinase RCH1, whose translation MSSNAVITFFLFLNIFMFPAISALNQEGLSLLSWLSAFNSSSSATFFHSWDPTHNNPCKWDYIKCSRHGFVSDITITSINLHTSFPTQLLSFNYLTTLVLSNANLTGEIPPSIGNLSSLVTLDLSSNALSGNIPAEVGKLSELQFLVLNSNSLHGQIPTEIGNCSKLQELELFDNQLSGWIPAEVSNLIGLEIFRAGGNLGIRGEIPMLISNCKRLVFLGLSDTGISGQIPSGLGELQNLKTLSVYTAKLTGPIPPEIGNCSSLEQLYLYENQLSGNIPNELGFMKNLKKVLLWQNNLHGSIPESLGNSSSLTVIDFSMNSLSGELPGSFANLVTLEELLLSDNNISGQIPSYLGNFLGLQQLELDNNRFSGEIPPALGKLKELSLFFAWQNQLHGSIPTELANCEKLQALDLSHNLLTGSIPNALFNLNNLTQLLLISNRISGEIPPQIGNCTSLIRLRLGSNNFTGQIPSEIGLLHNLSFLEMSDNKFTGEIPPEIGNCNQLEMVDLHGNALQGIIPSSFEFLVGLNVLDLSMNRLAGTIPENLGKLTSLNKLIISGNQITGLIPSSLGLCRGLQLLDMSSNKITGSIPEELGHLQELDILLNLSWNSLTGPIPESFSNLSKLANLDLSHNMLTGSLRVLGNLDNLVSLNVSYNKFSGLLPDTKFFHDLPASVFTGNQELCINRNECHINGKLHGVNSARNLIIYALLSISVTVFVVIFGLFLFMRVRGPTFEKNDEEEHDLEWNFTPFQKLNFSISDIVTSLSESNIVGKGCSGIVYRVETPGKQVIAVKKLWPVKNWELPERDLFSAEVQTLGSIRHKNIVRLLGCCNNGKTRLLLFDYICNGSLAGVLHEKRLFLDWDARYQIILGAAHGLAYLHHDCIPPIIHRDIKANNILVGPQFEAFLADFGLAKLVESSECSRASNTVAGSYGYIAPEYGYSLKITEKSDVYSFGVVLLEVLTGKEPTDSRIPEGAHIVTWVNREVRERKREFTTILDQQLVLRSGTQIQQMIQVLGVALLCVNTCPEERPTMKDVAVMLKEIRHENEDFEKPNFLRNGVANNPKAAVHCSSFSRSSEPLIRSPPYA comes from the exons ATGTCAAGCAATGCAGTCATtacttttttcttgtttctcaaCATCTTTATGTTTCCTGCCATTTCTGCCTTGAACCAAGAAGGTCTCTCTCTACTTTCATGGCTTTCAGCATTCAATTCATCCTCTTCTGCTACTTTCTTCCATTCATGGGATCCAACTCACAATAATCCATGCAAATGGGATTATATCAAATGCTCCAGACATGGTTTTGTTTCAGATATAACAATAACCTCCATCAACCTTCATACCAGCTTCCCCACCCAGCTCCTCTCCTTCAACTATCTCACCACCCTTGTCCTTTCAAATGCAAACCTTACTGGAGAAATCCCCCCTTCAATAGGAAACTTGTCATCACTGGTGACCTTAGACCTCAGTTCCAATGCTCTATCAGGGAACATCCCAGCTGAAGTTGGAAAATTATCTGAGTTGCAGTTTTTGGTGCTGAATTCAAATTCCTTGCATGGTCAAATTCCAACTGAAATTGGAAATTGCTCGAAGCTTCAAGAGCTTGAGCTGTTTGATAACCAGCTCTCTGGATGGATTCCTGCAGAAGTAAGCAATTTGATAGGCCTGGAAATCTTTCGTGCAGGCGGAAATCTAGGAATTCGTGGCGAAATCCCAATGCTAATATCAAACTGTAAAAGACTAGTTTTTCTTGGTCTTTCAGATACTGGTATTTCGGGGCAGATTCCAAGTGGATTAGGAGAACTTCAGAATCTCAAGACTCTTTCAGTCTACACAGCCAAACTCACAGGTCCAATCCCACCAGAAATTGGTAACTGCTCATCTTTGGAACAATTGTATCTATATGAAAACCAGCTTTCTGGAAATATTCCTAACGAATTGGGTTTTATGAAAAACCTCAAGAAGGTGCTATTGTGGCAGAACAATCTGCATGGAAGCATTCCAGAAAGTCTTGGAAACAGCTCAAGTTTGACGGTTATTGATTTCTCAATGAATTCCCTCAGTGGTGAGCTTCCTGGGTCTTTTGCAAATTTAGTCACATTGGAGGAGCTTCTTCTGTCTGATAACAACATTTCTGGCCAAATACCATCATATCTCGGCAACTTTTTGGGTCTGCAGCAACTTGAATTGGATAACAACAGATTTTCTGGTGAGATTCCACCTGCCCTGGGGAAACTAAAGGaactttctttgttctttgccTGGCAGAATCAGCTTCATGGAAGCATACCAACTGAGCTAGCCAACTGTGAGAAACTTCAAGCATTGGATCTTTCACACAATTTGCTCACCGGCTCTATTCCAAATGCTCTCTTCAATCTCAATAACTTAACCCAATTGTTGTTGATATCAAATAGAATCTCAGGTGAAATTCCACCTCAAATTGGTAACTGCACCAGCTTGATCCGTTTGCGGCTGGGATCAAACAACTTCACCGGTCAGATTCCATCAGAAATTGGGCTCCTGCATAATTTGAGCTTTCTTGAAATGTCAGACAACAAATTCACCGGAGAAATTCCTCCTGAAATTGGCAACTGCAATCAACTAGAAATGGTTGATTTGCATGGAAATGCACTCCAAGGCATAATCCCCTCATCATTTGAATTCCTTGTTGGTCTTAATGTGTTAGACCTTTCCATGAATAGATTAGCAGGCACCATTCCTGAGAATCTGGGCAAGCTTACATCCTTGAACAAACTGATAATCAGTGGGAACCAGATTACCGGTTTGATTCCCTCATCACTTGGCCTCTGCAGGGGTTTACAGTTGTTGGATATGAGCAGCAACAAAATCACTGGTTCTATTCCAGAAGAACTTGGTCATCTCCAAGAATTAGATATTCTCTTGAATCTGAGTTGGAATTCTCTGACAGGCCCCATTCCAGAGAGCTTCTCTAATCTCTCAAAGCTTGCCAACTTGGATCTGTCTCACAACATGCTAACAGGAAGCCTGAGAGTACTAGGTAATCTTGATAACCTAGTATCTCTGAATGTCTCCTACAATAAATTTTCTGGTTTACTTCCTGATACCAAGTTCTTCCATGACCTCCCAGCCAGTGTGTTTACTGGTAATCAAGAACTCTGCATCAATAGAAATGAGTGCCATATAAATGGAAAACTCCATGGTGTCAATTCTGCCAGAAATCTTATTATCTATGCTCTTCTCAGTATATCTGTAACTGTGTTTGTGGTGATTTTTGggctatttttatttatgagagTTCGTGGACCCACATTTGAGAAGAATGATGAAGAAGAACATGACTTGGAATGGAATTTCACCCCATTTCAAAAGCTTAACTTTTCCATAAGTGATATTGTCACAAGCCTGTCAGAATCTAATATTGTAGGAAAGGGTTGTTCAGGCATTGTTTATCGTGTTGAGACTCCAGGAAAGCAGGTTATCGCAGTGAAGAAGCTATGGCCAGTTAAAAATTGGGAGCTTCCAGAGAGAGACTTGTTCTCTGCAGAAGTTCAGACTCTTGGATCAATAAGGCACAAAAATATAGTGAGGCTTCTGGGATGTTGCAACAATGGAAAAACTAGATTACTCTTGTTTGATTACATCTGTAATGGGAGTTTGGCTGGAGTACTCCATGAAAAGAGGCTGTTCTTGGACTGGGATGCAAGGTATCAAATCATACTGGGAGCAGCTCATGGTTTAGCCTATCTTCACCATGACTGCATTCCTCCAATAATTCATCGCGACATTAAAGCAAATAACATCTTGGTGGGCCCACAGTTTGAGGCCTTTTTAGCAGATTTTGGCCTTGCAAAGCTTGTTGAATCTTCAGAATGTTCAAGAGCATCCAATACAGTTGCTGGTTCTTATGGGTACATCGCTCCTG AATATGGATACAGTTTGAAGATCACAGAAAAGAGTGATGTGTACAGCTTTGGCGTGGTACTACTAGAGGTCTTAACCGGGAAGGAACCAACAGATAGCAGGATACCAGAAGGTGCTCACATTGTCACTTGGGTTAACAGGGAAGTtcgagaaagaaaaagagaattcaCTACAATTCTTGACCAGCAACTAGTTTTACGATCAGGGACACAGATTCAACAGATGATTCAAGTGCTTGGGGTGGCTCTCCTATGTGTGAATACTTGTCCAGAGGAAAGGCCAACAATGAAAGATGTTGCAGTGATGCTCAAGGAGATCCGGCATGAAAATGAGgattttgaaaaaccaaattTTCTCCGCAATGGGGTAGCAAACAACCCGAAAGCAGCAGTCCACTGTTCTAGTTTCTCAAGATCATCTGAACCTCTAATAAGATCGCCTCCATATGCATAA
- the LOC115975059 gene encoding uncharacterized protein LOC115975059: MATVSSVTVGKLAPLLRPTRTACSSFSISKMGFHFKAIGNTVTESVVPTRKFVVRAARTLSQGPSLGFRPPQFQLPEPLTGNVWNLDDFETYPALLVMFICNHCPFVKHLKKDIVKLTNFYMKKGLAVVAISSNSVATHPQDGPQFMAEEAKLFNYPFPYLYDESQDVARDFGAVCTPEFFLFKKDGRRPFELVYHGQFDDSRPSNNVPVNGRDLSLAIDCVLSGQLVPSVQKPSVGCSIKWHPETNV, from the exons ATGGCTACGGTGTCCTCAGTGACAGTGGGCAAATTAGCACCATTGTTGAGGCCAACAAGAACAGCATGCTCCTCCTTCTCTATCTCTAAAATGGGTTTTCATTTTAAGGCAATAGGGAACACTGTGACTGAGTCAGTGGTACCCACAAGAAAGTTCGTGGTTCGAGCTGCTAGAACCCTCTCCCAAGGCCCCTCCTTAGGCTTCAGACCCCCACAATTTCAG CTTCCAGAGCCACTTACTGGGAATGTGTGGAATTTGGATGATTTTGAAACATATCCTGCTTTACTG GTTATGTTTATTTGCAACCACTGCCCATTTGTTAAACACTTGAAAAAGGATATTGTGAAgctaacaaatttttatatgaag AAAGGACTTGCAGTTGTTGCAATATCTTCAAATTCTGTAGCTACTCACCCACAG GATGGACCACAATTCATGGCAGAAGAAGCTAAACTATTTAATTATCCTTTCCCATATTTATATGATGAG TCACAGGATGTTGCACGAGATTTTGGAGCAGTTTGCACCCCGGAGTTCTTCCTATTCAAAAAG GATGGTAGGAGGCCATTTGAGCTAGTATATCATGGCCAATTTGATGATTCCCGACCAAGTAATAATGTACCTGTAAATGGAAG GGACCTAAGCCTGGCAATAGATTGTGTTCTCAGTGGACAACTGGTACCATCAGTTCAGAAACCCAG TGTTGGATGCAGCATAAAGTGGCATCCCGAGACAAATGTGTGA